Proteins encoded in a region of the Halodesulfovibrio marinisediminis DSM 17456 genome:
- a CDS encoding PEP/pyruvate-binding domain-containing protein has product MAKKKADDSKSVKAQATKIQELKTKMVLTGADIVAIGEEAELLVGGKNYNTAIISQVDGIRAPQFRAISSIAFHQLMDETKVNASLVRSIVDKEYNRIDWNDPEINKDPEFLQKFVRNIAKEIRAEAEAEAEGTETTLKTRTFVNNVVEGFATSPEGIDQLRKRSVLVQAGILSVELPESVTGCVRDAYNAICKEAGLEDVPVAVRSSAAGEDSRKKAFAGLQDTYLNIVGDNRCVEAYHWDCASAYNLRSMTYRREAILDAMARAEATGDESIAIKAKEEWAIENTSLSVCIMRMINPVISGTAFSADTATGCRGTDRKDLVSIDASYGLGEAVVGGMVTPDKFYVFQRDDKQEVVIRQMGCKDKKIVYEEKGGTKMVDVPDLEAFRWSLSLAQAEEVARGVRGISIAYGGMIMDTEFCIDDADRLWFVQARPETRWNEEFELHPDTIFMRRLEVDEKAAANAEVILEGNGASRGAGQGRVKYLRSALELNKIIKGDILAAERTDPDMVPGMRIASSILADVGGDTSHAAITSRELGIPAIIGIQRLEVLRNLDGEEITVDGTRGKVYRGLLPLKEVGGEMDIAKLPETKTKVGLILADVGQSLFLSRLRNVTDFEVGLLRAEFMLGNISIHPKALEAYDSGELDRVVADKVHELESQLTKVLRQQLALGIVGVDFNLREYVGHLTGLSEEIEKLTENEQPRGTDEVLAVHRRMRELDHKLDAYMETATRRFDILKTSENLEDHVSAVMGFSDELLKLTGNDPETTRRKAEIDASVKAITAKAANDPVVMDVIQKVKQVRVEVALTSGLEKEIRDIRNIPEKIRTIIKSRGYRSGKEHYVQTLAQGLALFAMAFYGKDIIYRTTDFKSNEYRNLLGGSLFEHFEDNPMLGYRGVSRNLHDWEIEAFKLARGVYGGTNLQIMLPFVRTLEEGRAMRRYLEQVHKLKRGEDGLKIILMSEIPSNAILAKQFIQEFDGFSIGSNDMTQMVLATDRDNASLSHIYDEEDPAVVWAILCTIFTGQKYGKKVGFCGQGVSNSTILRGLVAIAGIVSASVVPDTYFQTKHDMAEVEQENIKTEQLGQWLGDKYLEKIRVLLNENGYGHILKKYKNAKDLLDWYEGEIARLHEQLRESIETPKEKFYRQELEQFRAKFHKPVIYAGWDWKQTVLDALHQAGFANFEEQAVALEAQRKKKW; this is encoded by the coding sequence ATGGCCAAGAAAAAGGCTGACGATTCCAAGAGTGTTAAAGCACAAGCGACTAAGATCCAAGAACTCAAAACCAAAATGGTTCTCACTGGCGCAGACATTGTAGCCATTGGCGAAGAAGCAGAACTTCTCGTTGGTGGTAAGAACTACAACACCGCTATTATTAGTCAGGTTGACGGTATTCGGGCCCCGCAATTTCGTGCAATCTCTTCCATAGCCTTCCACCAGCTTATGGATGAAACAAAAGTGAACGCATCACTTGTTCGCTCCATAGTTGACAAAGAGTACAACCGAATTGACTGGAATGATCCTGAAATCAACAAGGATCCTGAATTCTTGCAGAAGTTTGTACGAAATATCGCTAAAGAAATTCGTGCAGAAGCAGAAGCAGAAGCAGAAGGTACTGAAACTACCCTTAAAACAAGAACATTTGTAAACAACGTTGTTGAAGGTTTTGCAACTTCTCCGGAAGGCATTGACCAGCTCCGTAAACGTTCAGTTCTCGTTCAGGCTGGTATCCTTTCTGTTGAGTTACCTGAGAGTGTAACCGGTTGCGTACGCGATGCGTATAACGCAATTTGCAAAGAAGCAGGCCTTGAAGACGTTCCAGTAGCAGTTCGTTCATCAGCTGCAGGCGAAGACTCTCGCAAGAAAGCATTCGCAGGCCTTCAGGATACATACCTGAACATCGTTGGTGATAACAGATGTGTTGAAGCTTACCATTGGGACTGCGCATCTGCCTACAACCTTCGTTCAATGACCTACCGTCGTGAAGCTATTCTCGATGCTATGGCACGTGCTGAAGCAACCGGCGACGAATCTATTGCAATCAAAGCAAAAGAAGAATGGGCCATTGAAAACACTTCCCTTTCTGTTTGTATCATGCGCATGATCAACCCTGTTATTTCCGGTACTGCATTTTCTGCAGACACTGCAACAGGTTGCCGCGGCACAGACAGAAAAGACCTTGTTTCCATTGATGCCAGCTACGGTCTCGGCGAGGCAGTAGTAGGCGGTATGGTTACCCCAGACAAATTCTACGTGTTCCAGCGTGACGATAAACAGGAAGTTGTTATTCGTCAGATGGGCTGCAAAGACAAAAAAATTGTCTACGAAGAGAAGGGCGGCACCAAAATGGTGGACGTTCCAGATCTTGAAGCATTCCGCTGGTCACTTTCACTTGCACAGGCAGAAGAAGTTGCACGAGGCGTTCGTGGCATCTCCATTGCATACGGTGGAATGATCATGGATACAGAGTTCTGTATTGATGACGCTGACAGACTCTGGTTTGTGCAGGCTCGTCCTGAAACCCGTTGGAACGAAGAATTCGAACTTCATCCAGATACTATTTTCATGCGCCGTCTTGAGGTGGATGAAAAAGCAGCAGCGAATGCAGAAGTTATCTTGGAAGGTAACGGCGCATCCCGCGGCGCAGGTCAGGGACGTGTAAAATATCTCCGTTCAGCGCTCGAACTGAACAAAATTATCAAAGGCGACATCCTCGCAGCAGAGCGTACCGACCCTGACATGGTTCCGGGCATGCGTATCGCTTCTTCCATTCTTGCAGACGTTGGCGGTGACACAAGTCACGCTGCTATTACTTCCCGTGAGCTTGGAATTCCTGCAATTATCGGTATCCAGCGCCTTGAAGTTCTTCGCAACCTCGATGGTGAAGAAATCACTGTTGATGGTACTCGCGGCAAAGTATACCGCGGCCTTCTTCCTCTTAAAGAGGTTGGCGGCGAAATGGATATTGCGAAGCTTCCTGAGACAAAAACTAAAGTTGGCCTCATCCTTGCCGACGTAGGTCAGTCTCTCTTCCTTTCCAGACTGAGAAATGTAACCGATTTTGAAGTAGGTCTTCTCCGTGCAGAATTCATGCTTGGTAACATTTCCATTCACCCGAAAGCTCTTGAAGCATACGATTCCGGTGAACTCGACCGTGTTGTTGCAGACAAGGTTCACGAACTGGAAAGTCAGCTTACCAAAGTACTCCGTCAGCAGCTTGCTCTTGGTATTGTTGGTGTTGATTTCAACCTTCGTGAATACGTTGGTCATCTGACAGGCCTTTCCGAAGAAATTGAAAAACTCACTGAGAATGAACAGCCACGCGGTACTGACGAAGTTCTTGCTGTACACCGTCGTATGCGCGAGCTTGACCACAAGCTTGATGCCTACATGGAAACCGCAACCCGTCGTTTCGATATTCTCAAGACTTCCGAAAATCTTGAAGACCACGTATCCGCAGTGATGGGCTTCTCTGATGAACTGCTGAAACTCACTGGTAACGATCCTGAAACCACTCGTCGCAAAGCAGAAATTGATGCATCTGTAAAAGCGATCACAGCAAAAGCTGCAAACGACCCTGTCGTTATGGATGTAATCCAGAAAGTAAAACAGGTACGTGTTGAAGTTGCGCTGACTTCAGGTCTGGAAAAAGAAATCCGCGACATCCGCAATATTCCAGAAAAAATCCGCACCATCATTAAATCCCGTGGATACCGTTCCGGTAAAGAACATTACGTTCAGACACTGGCACAGGGACTCGCGCTGTTCGCAATGGCGTTCTACGGCAAAGACATTATCTACAGAACCACCGACTTTAAATCCAACGAGTACCGCAACCTTCTTGGTGGCTCACTGTTCGAACACTTCGAAGACAACCCAATGCTCGGTTACCGTGGTGTTTCCCGTAACCTTCACGATTGGGAAATCGAAGCATTCAAACTTGCTCGTGGCGTATACGGTGGAACCAACCTGCAGATCATGCTTCCGTTTGTACGTACTCTTGAAGAAGGTAGAGCAATGCGTCGCTACCTCGAACAGGTACACAAACTTAAGCGTGGTGAAGATGGTCTCAAAATCATCCTCATGTCTGAGATCCCAAGTAACGCTATTCTCGCAAAACAGTTCATTCAGGAATTCGATGGCTTCTCCATCGGCTCCAACGATATGACTCAGATGGTTCTGGCTACAGACCGAGACAACGCAAGTCTTTCTCACATCTACGATGAAGAAGATCCTGCAGTAGTCTGGGCAATTCTGTGCACCATCTTCACTGGTCAGAAATACGGTAAAAAAGTTGGCTTCTGCGGTCAGGGTGTTTCCAACAGCACCATCCTTCGCGGTCTTGTTGCTATCGCTGGTATCGTATCCGCATCCGTTGTGCCGGATACTTACTTCCAGACCAAGCATGACATGGCTGAAGTAGAGCAGGAAAACATTAAAACCGAACAGCTCGGCCAGTGGCTCGGCGATAAGTACCTCGAAAAAATTCGTGTTCTGTTGAACGAAAATGGATACGGACACATTCTTAAGAAGTACAAAAACGCTAAAGACCTTCTTGATTGGTACGAAGGTGAAATTGCTCGTCTGCATGAGCAGCTTCGTGAATCCATCGAAACTCCAAAAGAGAAATTCTACCGTCAGGAGCTTGAACAGTTCCGTGCTAAATTCCATAAGCCTGTAATCTATGCAGGTTGGGACTGGAAACAAACTGTTCTTGACGCTCTCCATCAGGCTGGTTTTGCTAACTTCGAAGAGCAGGCAGTTGCTCTCGAAGCACAGCGCAAAAAGAAGTGGTAG